A part of Eubacterium sp. AB3007 genomic DNA contains:
- a CDS encoding aminopeptidase — translation MDPRDKKLADLLVNYSCHLQEGENILIEYEGNECVPLVRQIVKDVYKAGGQPFVNRSEASVTRELLLGASEEQLSFMNDYSLYQMKGMDAYIAVRAGANNAELSDVPVDKLNMYNRLLTPTLDWRVDKTKWVILRYPAPSIAQLAGRSTEAFQEFFYDVCTLDYSKMSRAMDPLKELMERTDRVRILGPDTDLTFSIKGIPAVKCAGECNIPDGELYTAPVRNSMNGVIHYNTVSLEQGFTFEDIRFEIENGKIVKATANDNERINQILDTDEGARYFGEFSFGFNPYILDPMKDTLFDEKIAGSFHLTPGMCYEDAPNGNKSAVHWDLVMIQRPEYGGGEIWMDDVLVRKDGLFVLPELEGLNPENLK, via the coding sequence ATGGATCCAAGAGACAAGAAACTGGCTGACCTGCTGGTCAACTATTCCTGCCATCTGCAGGAAGGGGAGAATATACTGATCGAGTACGAAGGGAATGAGTGCGTGCCGTTGGTGCGTCAGATCGTGAAGGACGTATACAAAGCAGGAGGACAGCCTTTTGTTAACCGGTCGGAGGCTTCCGTGACCAGGGAGCTCCTGCTGGGCGCCAGTGAGGAGCAGCTGTCTTTCATGAATGACTATTCTCTTTACCAGATGAAGGGGATGGATGCCTATATCGCGGTGCGGGCGGGGGCGAACAACGCAGAGCTTTCCGATGTGCCGGTAGATAAGCTGAATATGTACAACAGACTGCTGACGCCCACGCTGGACTGGCGGGTGGATAAGACCAAGTGGGTGATCCTGCGGTACCCGGCGCCTTCTATTGCCCAGCTGGCGGGACGGAGTACGGAGGCTTTCCAGGAGTTCTTCTATGATGTGTGCACCTTGGATTACAGCAAGATGAGCAGGGCCATGGATCCGCTGAAGGAACTGATGGAACGGACGGACCGGGTACGCATTCTGGGACCGGACACAGATCTGACATTCTCTATCAAGGGGATCCCGGCGGTGAAGTGTGCCGGAGAATGCAATATCCCGGATGGAGAACTGTATACAGCACCGGTAAGAAACTCTATGAACGGTGTGATCCATTACAACACCGTGTCCCTGGAACAGGGGTTTACCTTCGAAGATATCCGGTTCGAGATCGAGAATGGAAAGATCGTGAAAGCCACCGCCAACGACAACGAGCGGATCAACCAGATCCTGGATACAGATGAAGGGGCCAGGTATTTCGGTGAGTTCTCCTTCGGATTCAATCCATACATTCTGGATCCCATGAAGGATACCCTGTTTGACGAAAAGATCGCCGGCAGTTTCCACCTGACACCTGGGATGTGCTACGAGGATGCGCCTAACGGCAACAAATCCGCTGTCCACTGGGATCTCGTGATGATACAGCGGCCCGAGTACGGCGGCGGGGAGATCTGGATGGATGACGTGCTGGTCAGAAAGGATGGCCTGTTCGTGTTGCCGGAACTGGAAGGTCTCAATCCAGAGAACCTGAAGTAG
- a CDS encoding thiamine pyrophosphate-dependent enzyme gives MAYRLREQLNKKGRFAPGHRLCAGCGAGVAVNAVLRALEPEDKAVISNATSCLEVSTFIYPDTAYEDSYIHSAFENAAAMTGGVEAAYRVLRKAGKVKEDYKFICFGGDGGTYDIGLQSLSGAMERGHDMVYVCYDNEAYMNTGIQRSSATPRFADATTSPVGLESYGKTQTKKDLTAIIAAHGVPYVAQTTTFGDFRDIHEKAHRAIYTEGPCFLNVLSPCPRGWRYEMEDLAEICKLAVDTCVWPLYEVIDGEWHLSYEPKQKRPVEDFLVRQGRFAHMFRKGNEWMIEDAQAYVDRKWEALLEKCK, from the coding sequence ATGGCATACAGGCTTAGGGAACAATTGAATAAGAAGGGCCGGTTTGCCCCGGGGCACAGGCTTTGTGCGGGGTGCGGCGCGGGTGTCGCGGTGAATGCGGTGCTCCGGGCGCTGGAGCCAGAGGACAAAGCCGTCATCTCCAATGCCACCAGTTGTCTGGAGGTATCCACCTTCATCTATCCGGATACCGCCTATGAGGACAGTTACATCCACAGCGCCTTTGAGAACGCGGCGGCCATGACCGGCGGTGTAGAAGCCGCTTACCGGGTGCTCCGCAAGGCAGGCAAGGTGAAGGAAGATTACAAGTTCATCTGCTTTGGCGGCGATGGAGGGACCTATGACATCGGACTGCAGTCACTTTCCGGTGCCATGGAGCGTGGGCATGACATGGTCTATGTGTGCTACGACAACGAGGCCTATATGAACACAGGGATCCAGCGGTCCAGCGCCACACCGCGGTTTGCGGATGCTACCACCTCACCGGTGGGGCTGGAGAGTTATGGAAAGACCCAGACCAAGAAAGACCTGACAGCCATCATTGCGGCACACGGCGTGCCCTATGTGGCGCAGACCACTACCTTCGGTGATTTTCGTGACATACACGAGAAGGCGCATCGGGCAATCTACACGGAGGGTCCTTGCTTCCTGAATGTGCTCTCCCCCTGTCCCAGAGGCTGGCGGTACGAGATGGAAGACCTGGCGGAGATCTGCAAGTTGGCGGTGGATACCTGTGTATGGCCGCTGTACGAAGTCATCGATGGAGAATGGCACCTGTCCTACGAGCCGAAACAGAAACGACCGGTGGAGGATTTTCTGGTACGGCAGGGGCGGTTCGCCCACATGTTCCGCAAGGGGAACGAGTGGATGATCGAAGACGCCCAAGCGTACGTCGACCGGAAATGGGAAGCGCTTCTGGAGAAATGCAAATAA
- the porA gene encoding pyruvate ferredoxin oxidoreductase → MARDRMSGNEAVAYAMKQIDPDVMGAFPITPSTEIPQYFSKYIADGKVHTEFVAVESEHSAMSTCIGAEAAGARAITATSSAGLAFMWELLYVAASSRLPITLAVVNRALTGPININNDHSDSMGCRDSGWIQIYAENNQEVYDNYLQAMPIAEHCRLPIMICQDGFITSHAVENIELCADEDVKGFVGQYQPEHYLLNEQEPLAVGPYGVSPYYMEIKKAQAEAMKAARERIYQVAEAFEEMTGRHYGMVEEYQMEDAEYAVVLIGSSAGTAKEACNMLREQGHKVGVVKVRVFRPFPWEELQKALAGRKAVAVMDKCEGFSACGGPLFAETRSALYDCPARPRMVSFVYGLGGRDVTTDTFRAIYEDLAKGENDQVYRHVGVRGDEDGIQA, encoded by the coding sequence ATGGCCAGAGACAGAATGAGCGGCAACGAGGCAGTGGCCTACGCCATGAAACAGATCGATCCAGATGTGATGGGCGCATTTCCAATCACTCCATCCACAGAGATCCCGCAATATTTTTCCAAGTACATCGCTGACGGCAAGGTGCATACGGAGTTCGTGGCGGTGGAGTCGGAGCATTCTGCTATGTCCACATGCATCGGTGCAGAGGCGGCGGGAGCACGTGCCATCACAGCCACGTCCTCCGCAGGACTTGCGTTCATGTGGGAACTCCTCTACGTGGCGGCTTCCAGCCGGCTGCCCATCACCCTGGCGGTGGTAAATCGGGCACTGACCGGCCCCATCAATATCAACAACGACCATTCTGACTCCATGGGTTGCCGGGACAGCGGCTGGATCCAGATCTATGCTGAGAACAACCAGGAGGTTTACGACAACTACCTTCAGGCCATGCCCATCGCAGAGCACTGCAGACTTCCTATTATGATCTGTCAGGATGGGTTCATCACCAGCCATGCGGTGGAGAATATCGAACTGTGTGCGGATGAGGATGTGAAGGGATTCGTGGGGCAGTATCAGCCGGAGCACTACCTGCTGAATGAACAGGAGCCACTGGCGGTAGGGCCCTACGGCGTCTCTCCTTATTATATGGAGATCAAGAAAGCCCAGGCGGAAGCCATGAAAGCTGCCCGGGAACGTATCTACCAGGTGGCAGAGGCCTTCGAGGAGATGACCGGCCGCCATTACGGTATGGTCGAGGAATATCAGATGGAGGATGCGGAGTACGCGGTGGTGCTCATCGGCTCCTCGGCAGGCACCGCCAAGGAAGCCTGCAACATGCTCCGGGAGCAGGGGCACAAGGTAGGTGTCGTAAAAGTCCGTGTTTTCCGTCCCTTCCCCTGGGAGGAACTGCAGAAGGCCCTGGCCGGACGGAAGGCGGTTGCCGTCATGGATAAGTGTGAGGGGTTCTCTGCCTGCGGCGGTCCACTGTTCGCAGAGACCAGGTCCGCCCTGTACGACTGCCCGGCGCGGCCCAGAATGGTCAGCTTTGTGTACGGACTGGGGGGAAGAGATGTGACCACGGATACTTTCCGAGCGATCTACGAGGATCTGGCGAAGGGAGAGAACGACCAGGTATACAGACATGTTGGCGTGAGAGGAGACGAAGATGGCATACAGGCTTAG
- a CDS encoding 4Fe-4S binding protein, with product MSERIMQSFVSAEDIHENSKWYELTPGAEIYEPGTSRQVMTGEWRVLTPVFDAAKCKQCLLCVPFCPDMSIPVENGKRLDTDLDHCKGCGICAKVCHFDAIKMGSEV from the coding sequence ATGAGTGAAAGAATAATGCAGAGCTTTGTCTCTGCGGAGGATATACACGAGAATAGCAAATGGTATGAACTGACACCGGGAGCGGAGATCTACGAGCCCGGCACGTCCAGACAGGTGATGACCGGGGAATGGAGAGTCCTGACCCCGGTATTTGACGCAGCGAAATGCAAGCAGTGCCTCCTGTGTGTTCCCTTCTGTCCGGACATGTCCATTCCGGTTGAGAACGGCAAGCGGCTTGACACAGATCTGGATCACTGCAAAGGGTGCGGTATATGTGCCAAGGTCTGCCATTTCGATGCCATCAAGATGGGAAGTGAGGTGTAG
- a CDS encoding 2-oxoacid:acceptor oxidoreductase family protein → MGNTVEIRWHGRGGQGAKTACLLLADAAFSSGKQVQGFPEYGPERMGAPITAYNRISDDKNRVHSNIYHPDYVVVVDETLLHSVDVTAGLSEDGAIIVNSKRSPEDVRAQLGGYEGKVCTVDAGTISREALGRNFPNTPMLAAAVKVSNVIEKDRFLKDMEESFRHKFASKPQVVEGNMKALKMSMDQVKVAPAPARGSKLNAARRG, encoded by the coding sequence ATGGGCAATACAGTAGAGATCAGATGGCACGGAAGAGGCGGCCAGGGAGCCAAGACGGCGTGTCTGTTGCTGGCGGATGCGGCATTCAGTTCCGGCAAGCAGGTGCAGGGGTTCCCTGAGTACGGCCCCGAGCGGATGGGTGCCCCCATCACCGCCTACAATCGGATCTCTGACGACAAGAACAGAGTTCACTCCAACATCTACCACCCGGATTATGTGGTGGTGGTGGACGAGACTCTGCTTCACTCCGTCGATGTGACAGCCGGCCTGTCCGAGGATGGAGCGATCATCGTCAACAGCAAGCGGAGCCCGGAAGATGTGAGAGCACAGTTGGGTGGCTATGAGGGAAAGGTCTGCACAGTGGATGCCGGGACTATTTCCAGAGAAGCGTTGGGAAGGAATTTCCCCAACACCCCTATGCTGGCGGCGGCCGTCAAGGTCAGCAATGTCATTGAGAAAGATCGTTTTCTGAAGGATATGGAGGAATCCTTCCGCCACAAGTTTGCCTCAAAGCCACAGGTGGTAGAAGGAAATATGAAAGCGCTGAAGATGTCCATGGACCAGGTGAAGGTGGCACCGGCCCCGGCACGCGGGTCCAAACTGAACGCAGCACGGAGAGGATAG
- a CDS encoding saccharopine dehydrogenase NADP-binding domain-containing protein: MKAAIIGAGNVGKTIFHDLQRVRMIEEITLVGRSLDKIRAEVEDARDAAVVREEYGPRLHYGGYEATAGADIIIFTAGSSKVVSSDRMAMLHDNVAIAREIFSEVVRYNEDAIIINATNPLDPITMKIQQVTGQDPRKVIGSGTLLETARLVRYIAELLDLSDRSVHMSVVGEHGASAVALLSTVRVLGMTLQEYLASVTGESLPLNAEKLNETFKKEAFRIFHGKGYTSTGVSATVCRIAAAIAADSREIFPVSTVLQGEYGVQGVAVSVPSVIGRSGVEDIREVVMSDEENAAFLSSVDIIRKAALTEGLL, encoded by the coding sequence ATGAAAGCAGCAATTATAGGCGCAGGCAATGTCGGCAAGACCATATTTCATGATCTTCAGAGAGTTCGCATGATTGAAGAGATCACACTTGTGGGGAGAAGTCTTGATAAGATCCGCGCGGAGGTGGAGGACGCCCGGGATGCAGCCGTGGTCAGGGAAGAATACGGACCTCGTCTCCATTACGGCGGCTATGAGGCTACGGCAGGGGCGGATATCATCATCTTTACGGCCGGCTCTTCTAAGGTCGTGAGTAGTGATCGCATGGCGATGCTCCATGACAATGTGGCCATCGCTCGGGAGATTTTCTCAGAAGTCGTTCGCTATAACGAGGACGCCATCATAATCAACGCTACCAATCCCCTGGATCCGATTACCATGAAGATCCAGCAGGTCACTGGGCAGGATCCACGGAAGGTCATCGGTTCCGGCACATTGCTGGAGACAGCTCGTCTGGTGCGATATATCGCAGAACTTCTGGACTTGTCAGACAGATCCGTCCACATGTCTGTGGTTGGTGAGCATGGGGCTTCGGCGGTGGCGCTGCTCAGTACGGTCAGGGTTCTGGGCATGACACTTCAGGAATACCTGGCCAGCGTTACCGGTGAGTCGCTGCCGCTTAACGCAGAGAAACTCAATGAGACTTTCAAGAAAGAAGCCTTTCGCATATTTCATGGTAAGGGATATACCAGTACAGGGGTCTCCGCAACGGTATGCAGGATCGCGGCAGCAATCGCTGCAGACAGCAGAGAGATATTCCCGGTGTCCACCGTTCTGCAGGGAGAATACGGCGTACAGGGCGTGGCCGTATCTGTGCCATCGGTGATCGGTCGCAGTGGTGTTGAGGATATCCGGGAGGTGGTGATGAGCGATGAAGAGAATGCCGCATTTCTGTCCTCTGTGGATATCATTCGAAAGGCGGCGTTGACGGAGGGGTTGCTATAG
- a CDS encoding DNA-binding transcriptional regulator translates to MEREELINRVNGLLKLIRTEYGLTQDKMALILGISKKTLVESEKGRRRLGWTEVVALTTIFSKSQVLQNAFGGEVSDIIAAVAFQDVDVHFPDTMGGKIWWRDIREEQGYRIQQNIISLHYRLLNEQDQRILSSFDRDVVEEHLAMLCAGREV, encoded by the coding sequence ATGGAAAGGGAAGAATTAATTAACAGAGTGAATGGACTTCTGAAATTGATCCGGACGGAGTATGGGCTGACCCAGGACAAGATGGCCCTGATCCTGGGGATCTCCAAGAAGACTCTGGTGGAGAGCGAGAAGGGACGCCGCAGACTGGGCTGGACGGAGGTGGTTGCATTGACCACGATCTTTTCCAAGAGTCAGGTCCTCCAGAATGCCTTCGGTGGAGAGGTCTCGGATATCATTGCTGCAGTGGCTTTTCAGGATGTGGATGTGCATTTCCCGGACACCATGGGTGGCAAGATCTGGTGGAGAGATATCCGAGAGGAACAGGGATACCGGATTCAGCAGAACATCATATCTCTGCATTACCGGTTGCTGAACGAGCAAGACCAGCGAATTCTGTCTTCCTTTGACCGTGACGTGGTGGAGGAGCACCTTGCGATGCTTTGTGCAGGGAGGGAGGTATGA
- a CDS encoding MFS transporter: MNGFFRKHRRSKLMVAILSLSLLTVMAGAAVAPALDLIAAHFRGTDPVLVQMIISIPALFIFLTNMFFQKLCRRFRAKTLVLAGLLLYVVFGSIAGIFSNIWLILLCRALVGVGVGILMPMSTGLIAFYFTKDKQDVLMGYASAMNMMGGVVAMLIVGGLLTISWRASFLVYLLGLGSMLLVWKWMPNEYIGDRSRGGMACNGDPAETSRPSAFREYYPFIVGMFLLMTVFFVYPADFALETAEDGIIHRHFIAFIMAAMDILGFFGGMMYVHVRKIVRGGTKLVAPILFLVGYAFLEFFPGWCGTVGGSMLVGFANGVGVPFIMTTASTLAGKDAPTRVMPRLSMALYLAQFLAPFLIAVCKGCAEVAGVDLSSYGVAMGIAILLALWSAMTIKN; this comes from the coding sequence ATGAACGGTTTTTTCAGGAAACACAGACGAAGCAAGCTTATGGTGGCCATCCTGTCGCTGTCTCTTCTGACGGTGATGGCGGGAGCGGCGGTGGCCCCAGCCCTGGATCTGATCGCCGCCCATTTTCGGGGGACAGACCCGGTGCTGGTACAGATGATCATCAGCATTCCGGCGCTCTTTATCTTCCTGACAAACATGTTTTTCCAGAAACTGTGCCGGAGGTTCCGGGCAAAGACGCTGGTGCTGGCAGGTCTGCTTCTGTACGTGGTATTCGGGAGCATTGCCGGGATCTTCAGCAACATCTGGCTGATCCTGCTTTGCCGTGCCCTGGTGGGCGTCGGGGTGGGGATCCTGATGCCCATGTCCACCGGTCTCATCGCCTTCTATTTCACGAAGGATAAGCAGGATGTCCTCATGGGTTACGCCTCGGCCATGAACATGATGGGAGGCGTGGTGGCCATGCTCATCGTCGGCGGGCTGTTGACCATCAGTTGGCGGGCCAGTTTCCTTGTCTACCTGCTGGGGCTTGGGAGCATGCTTTTGGTATGGAAGTGGATGCCAAACGAATACATAGGTGACCGTAGCAGGGGAGGCATGGCATGCAATGGGGATCCGGCAGAGACATCCCGTCCAAGCGCCTTTCGCGAATACTACCCATTCATCGTGGGGATGTTCCTTCTAATGACCGTGTTCTTCGTGTACCCGGCCGATTTTGCTCTGGAGACTGCAGAAGACGGGATCATCCACAGACATTTCATTGCCTTCATTATGGCTGCCATGGACATCCTTGGGTTTTTCGGTGGGATGATGTATGTCCACGTGCGAAAGATCGTTCGAGGAGGAACAAAGCTGGTCGCGCCGATCCTCTTTCTGGTGGGGTATGCGTTTCTGGAGTTTTTCCCAGGCTGGTGCGGAACCGTGGGCGGATCCATGCTGGTAGGCTTTGCCAATGGAGTAGGCGTACCCTTTATCATGACCACCGCTTCGACGTTGGCCGGGAAAGACGCGCCCACCAGGGTGATGCCTCGTCTTTCCATGGCTTTGTATCTGGCGCAGTTTCTGGCGCCCTTCCTGATCGCCGTCTGCAAGGGGTGTGCGGAAGTAGCCGGAGTGGATTTGTCCTCCTATGGGGTGGCCATGGGGATCGCGATCTTGCTGGCGCTTTGGTCTGCGATGACGATCAAGAATTGA
- a CDS encoding rubredoxin: MRKAVKGNVSWVGYLDWELKTFHGDELSTFNGSSQNAYLIEEEKTILMDTVWTPHREWWLNNLKSEIDLSKIDAIVMQHGEQDHTGSLPALMAEIPNTPIYCTEEAVKSLEGQYGKHGWDFHPVHTGDELDIGNGKKLIFVEMKMLHWPDSMATYMTGDNILFSMDAFGQHFACGELFNDLVADQTLLYREAEKYFVNILNPFASFIKPKIDEIVALNLPIDMICPSHGVIWRDDPMQIVETYVKWAENKPDNQITIAYDTMWDGTKKLAHAIADEINRQSPSTIVKMFNTAKEDKNEIMTEVFRSKAIAVGSPTCVNDVLVSIAGWLSFLKSLKFKGKKAAAFGCYGWSGESVGIIQDELKKAGFAVVNEKLKCNWNPDEDDFAKVPALVEALLAEGAEKEEEMVEVTGNAAGSRMFVCSVCGWTYNEAEGAPDMGIAPGTKWEDIADDFRCPICKVPKSKFEQQGGAEAEDEVEEVTGNAPGSRVFTCSVCGWSYSEAEGAPDMGIKAGTLWEDVADDFRCPVCKVPKSKFEEA; encoded by the coding sequence ATGAGAAAAGCAGTTAAGGGAAACGTAAGCTGGGTCGGCTATTTGGATTGGGAACTGAAGACCTTCCATGGTGACGAGCTGTCTACCTTCAATGGATCGAGCCAGAATGCGTATCTGATCGAGGAGGAGAAGACCATCCTGATGGACACCGTCTGGACCCCTCACAGAGAATGGTGGCTGAACAATCTGAAGTCTGAGATCGATCTTTCTAAGATCGATGCCATCGTCATGCAGCACGGTGAGCAGGATCACACAGGCTCCCTGCCGGCACTGATGGCGGAGATCCCGAATACACCGATCTACTGCACCGAGGAGGCTGTTAAGAGTCTGGAGGGACAGTACGGCAAGCATGGCTGGGATTTCCATCCCGTGCACACAGGAGATGAGCTTGACATCGGAAATGGCAAGAAACTTATCTTTGTGGAGATGAAGATGCTTCATTGGCCAGATTCCATGGCTACCTATATGACCGGGGATAACATCCTCTTCTCCATGGATGCATTTGGACAGCACTTTGCATGCGGCGAACTGTTCAACGACCTGGTGGCAGACCAGACGCTGCTGTACAGAGAGGCGGAGAAATACTTTGTGAACATCCTGAATCCCTTCGCTTCCTTTATCAAGCCGAAGATCGACGAGATCGTGGCATTGAACCTGCCCATCGATATGATCTGTCCATCCCATGGCGTCATCTGGAGAGATGACCCGATGCAGATTGTGGAGACCTATGTGAAGTGGGCAGAGAACAAGCCGGATAACCAGATCACCATCGCCTATGATACCATGTGGGATGGCACCAAGAAACTGGCCCATGCGATCGCTGATGAGATCAACAGACAGAGCCCATCCACCATCGTGAAGATGTTCAACACCGCTAAGGAGGACAAGAATGAAATCATGACAGAGGTGTTCCGCTCCAAGGCGATCGCTGTCGGATCGCCGACCTGCGTCAACGATGTGTTGGTGAGCATCGCTGGCTGGCTGTCCTTCCTGAAGTCCCTGAAATTCAAGGGCAAGAAGGCCGCAGCCTTCGGTTGCTACGGCTGGAGCGGCGAATCGGTAGGCATCATCCAGGACGAGCTCAAGAAAGCCGGTTTCGCTGTGGTGAATGAGAAACTGAAGTGCAACTGGAACCCGGATGAGGATGATTTTGCCAAGGTGCCGGCATTGGTAGAGGCGCTGCTGGCCGAGGGCGCAGAGAAGGAGGAAGAAATGGTCGAGGTTACAGGAAACGCAGCAGGCAGCCGCATGTTCGTATGTTCTGTCTGTGGATGGACCTATAACGAGGCAGAGGGTGCACCCGACATGGGAATCGCTCCGGGAACCAAGTGGGAGGATATCGCCGATGACTTCCGTTGCCCCATCTGCAAGGTGCCAAAGAGCAAGTTTGAGCAGCAGGGCGGTGCAGAGGCTGAGGATGAGGTGGAAGAGGTCACCGGAAATGCTCCGGGCAGCCGCGTGTTCACCTGCTCCGTCTGTGGATGGTCCTACAGTGAGGCAGAGGGTGCTCCCGACATGGGCATCAAGGCCGGCACGCTCTGGGAAGATGTGGCTGATGACTTCCGTTGCCCCGTCTGCAAGGTGCCAAAGAGCAAGTTCGAAGAAGCCTGA
- a CDS encoding ComEC/Rec2 family competence protein produces the protein MIGKRKSIAVGAVLLAFCTIVAMSAQFLPDKAEANSVVSKNSLRITWFNVGPGDSILIRTPHNKVVLVDGGLPGYGPGIVKKLKGMGISRIDYMISTHLHDDHVGGLINVAKAFPVGQFWYSQGPSYKKSKLSKKLMKTIKARKIRRVKGKRGKTIKLDGVTLKFVQDKKKYKSAKTNDRGNMGSLAIYITYGKRTALLTGDNMKKSLPKMERHNVELMDHPHHGAGGKKATTPQFYKWFDPEYVVVSADGHTWGHPGVETFRNLRAYDPNILVFRTDKLGDITATATATGWVFDKTGQKPAKYC, from the coding sequence ATGATAGGAAAGAGAAAAAGCATCGCCGTGGGTGCGGTTTTGCTGGCATTCTGTACCATCGTAGCCATGAGCGCACAGTTTTTGCCGGATAAGGCAGAGGCGAACAGCGTGGTATCCAAGAACAGTCTGCGGATTACATGGTTCAACGTGGGACCGGGGGATTCCATTCTGATCCGGACGCCCCACAACAAGGTTGTTCTGGTGGATGGAGGTCTGCCGGGATATGGTCCGGGCATCGTCAAGAAGCTGAAGGGAATGGGCATCAGCCGGATCGATTACATGATCTCTACCCACCTCCACGATGATCATGTTGGTGGGCTGATCAATGTTGCCAAGGCGTTTCCGGTGGGGCAGTTCTGGTACTCCCAAGGACCCTCCTACAAGAAGAGCAAGCTGAGCAAGAAGCTTATGAAGACCATCAAAGCCAGAAAGATCAGGCGCGTCAAGGGCAAGCGTGGGAAAACCATCAAACTGGATGGAGTGACACTGAAGTTTGTTCAGGACAAGAAGAAATACAAGAGCGCCAAGACCAACGATCGGGGGAACATGGGGAGTCTGGCTATTTACATTACGTATGGCAAACGTACCGCCCTCCTGACCGGCGACAACATGAAGAAGTCACTGCCAAAGATGGAGCGTCACAACGTGGAATTGATGGATCATCCACACCACGGTGCCGGAGGAAAAAAGGCAACAACACCTCAGTTCTATAAATGGTTCGATCCGGAGTACGTGGTGGTGAGCGCGGATGGCCATACCTGGGGACACCCTGGGGTGGAGACATTCCGGAACCTGCGCGCCTATGATCCGAATATCCTGGTGTTCCGTACAGATAAACTGGGAGACATCACAGCTACAGCTACGGCCACGGGCTGGGTGTTCGATAAGACCGGCCAGAAACCGGCCAAGTACTGTTAG
- the dsdA gene encoding D-serine ammonia-lyase, with amino-acid sequence MEIKEYARTLAASDSAVREVIEQRETLWLNPRLLPFEVVDGVTQLVVSDEDIQDAEARLARFAPYIRKCFPETEETEGLIESPLAEIPAMQQALCGEEGCEIPGRLFLKMDSHLAIAGSVKARGGIYEVLKHAEELALAAGKLTVTDNYEKLAAPEMKEFFGKYTVQVGSTGNLGLSIGIMSAFLGFNVKVHMSADAKQWKKDMLRSKGVNVIEYEDDYSRAVAEGRRQSDADPMSYFVDDEYSVDLFLGYAVAAGRLAEQFEEQGLTVDEEHPLIVYVPAGVGGAPGGVCYGLKRRFGDNVHVFFTEPVMCPSLLVGFASQRYEQANVHDFGISGETHADGLACASPSGFVTRICNNLVAGDFTVADYRLYDYMRMLMETESIRIEPSSCASFVGPVNLMGKGVAYLEKEGITSEKLARSTQICWATGGRLVPEEVWEQYLNTHLK; translated from the coding sequence ATGGAGATCAAGGAATATGCGAGGACCCTGGCGGCTTCGGACAGCGCCGTTCGCGAGGTCATCGAACAGAGAGAGACCCTGTGGTTGAACCCGCGTCTCCTGCCTTTCGAGGTGGTGGATGGCGTGACCCAACTGGTTGTTTCGGATGAGGATATCCAGGATGCGGAGGCCAGGCTGGCCCGATTTGCTCCCTACATCCGCAAGTGTTTTCCGGAAACCGAGGAGACAGAGGGGCTGATCGAGTCCCCGTTGGCGGAGATCCCTGCCATGCAGCAGGCTTTGTGTGGGGAAGAAGGATGCGAGATCCCAGGGCGCCTTTTTCTTAAGATGGACAGTCATCTCGCAATTGCTGGTTCAGTGAAGGCTCGCGGGGGTATCTATGAAGTACTGAAGCATGCGGAGGAGTTGGCGCTGGCGGCGGGCAAGCTCACTGTCACAGACAACTACGAGAAACTGGCGGCGCCAGAGATGAAAGAATTCTTTGGAAAGTACACCGTACAGGTGGGTTCCACCGGGAATCTGGGGCTTTCCATCGGTATCATGAGCGCTTTTCTGGGATTCAATGTGAAAGTACATATGTCGGCAGACGCCAAGCAGTGGAAGAAGGACATGCTCCGCAGCAAGGGGGTCAACGTGATCGAGTATGAGGATGACTACTCCCGTGCCGTAGCGGAGGGACGCAGGCAGTCTGATGCCGATCCCATGAGTTATTTTGTGGATGACGAGTATTCCGTGGATCTCTTCCTGGGGTATGCGGTGGCGGCTGGACGGCTGGCAGAGCAGTTTGAGGAGCAGGGGCTCACCGTAGATGAGGAGCATCCCTTGATCGTCTATGTGCCTGCTGGTGTGGGCGGTGCTCCCGGGGGAGTGTGTTACGGGCTGAAGAGGCGTTTTGGCGATAATGTGCATGTGTTCTTTACGGAGCCGGTGATGTGCCCGTCGCTTTTGGTGGGGTTTGCCTCACAAAGATATGAACAGGCGAATGTACACGATTTTGGCATCAGTGGGGAGACCCATGCGGATGGATTGGCCTGCGCTAGCCCCTCTGGGTTCGTGACACGGATCTGCAACAACCTTGTAGCGGGGGATTTCACCGTAGCGGACTATCGGCTGTATGACTACATGCGTATGCTGATGGAGACAGAAAGCATCAGGATCGAGCCATCCAGCTGCGCTTCCTTCGTCGGGCCGGTTAACCTAATGGGAAAAGGGGTTGCCTACCTGGAGAAGGAGGGAATCACCTCGGAGAAGTTGGCAAGGAGCACCCAGATCTGCTGGGCTACAGGCGGCAGGCTTGTACCAGAAGAGGTCTGGGAACAGTATCTGAATACACATCTGAAATAG